TTCTAGTCGAAGGCCAATTAGACCCTAAGTCAAGAAATAACCTTTTCCCATCATTCACTGGACCAAAGAACCTTGATAGCTTTCAACAGCAAATAaggtccctcctcctcctcttttgacaaaaaaaaaaaaaaaactgattttcTGCTTTTTGGGTTTTCAAACGGCTCACAGCTTGATGATCGCTTTTTCTATGTTGGTTGCTTTCAAAGCAAATtactttgaatatgttgataaCCTTCTAGTGCCACGTAATGAGTGCGCGGTTTCCATATATGTGGTTTTTCAATGTTAGGTGATTGTATCTTATGTATTTGGCAGCCTGCATAAACTTACGAAGCTCATGGTGGAAGAGGTTTCTAGCTTGTTATGGACAAGACCATCGGACGTGCCTGATCATTTGGTGGGAATTGAGGATCAACGGGATGACATTATGAAGCTGCTAGATCTAGGAGCTGTTGATGTGCGGTATATTGTGATTCATGGTATGGGTGGCATCGGAAAGACGACGCTAGCTGATGTCATCTTCAGGCAAATCTCCCCTGAATTTCAGGATGGTTGCTGCTTTCTTAAAGATGTTCGGACGCATGATATATTAGACTTACGAAAGAAATTGTCATCCGACATTCTCCATCATAGATGCACAGACCTCTCCGATGCTACAGTGAATGACATGATAAAGACGAGATTTCGTGGCAAGAAAGTCTTAATTGTTCTTGATGACATTGACAATCGGGATCAAATCAAGAAACTTGCAGGCAAGCCTAATTGGTTTGGTGGAGGAAGTAGAATAATCGTAACGATGAGGAATATTGAATTCTTGGTAAAGAAAGGCGAAAATGACAATGACCCAGCCTCATATGGTGAACATTTTTTATTCTACCCTATGCCGGAGATGAATTGGGCTGatgctcttcaacttttttgtgAACGTGCCTTGGGATGTGCCAAGCCTCCACCTGATTACTTGGACATTACCTATAAGCTAATCGATGCACTTGGAGGACTTCCGTTGGCTCTTGATGTGGTAGGTTCCACACTCCGTGGAGAAAACCCAAGTACATGGGAAGAAGTCTTACACAAGTTAAAGAAGGTGATGAATCCAGAAGTCAAGAACAAGTTGATGATAAGTTACGAAGCATTGGAGTTTAATCAAcaacaaatttatcttgatATAGCATGTCTCTTCATTAATCAAGAGAAAACAACAGCAATTAAATATTGGGATGCTCATTTTGGGTACCCCACCGAAATCGAAGTCAAGACCCTCATGCGTATGTCTCTAATAAAGATCATCAACGATGATACATTATGGATGCACGACGAACTTAGAGACCTTGGAAGGGATATCGTTCACCTGGAAAGCTGCAACATACATCTAAGAGGCAGCAGATTGTGGTCACCCAGGGACGCCTGCAATGTAGTGCGGAcaaaaaaggtaatttttaCGTTGAATTGCTTTTGTGTTCGTCCATTAgcatcatttcctttttatgtCTAACGTTAAGTCCAATTGACACATGTACTCATTGGTTGCCACTTTTATCATCCAGGGAACAAAGAACATAATAGCGCTCAATCTTGGCGGACAACCTGATGCCACATGCAAATTTAAATGCAAGGAATTTGCGAGGATGGTCAACCTTAGGTTCCTTCAATTGGACGGCAGAAACTTTGAAGGagactttaaaaatattttctcagagTTAAGATGGCTCTCTTGGAGCAATTGCCCTTTCGAATTTCAAGCTACAAGCTTTGGGTTGGAGAACCTAGCGGTTCTCAAGCTTTCAGGGAGTAACATTACTGAAGACTGGGGAGGATGGCGTCAAATCATGGTATGATCTCACGACGTACTTTTGCGTTACATTTACTCTTCCTCTTTTCTAAGTTTCAACTCAATTGCTTTGTAGGCATCAAAACAGTTGAAAGTCCTAGAACTCCACGATTGTCCATCCCTTAGAAAGATGCCCGAGTTTTCTGCAATCTCGCGACTGGAGAGATTGATTCTCGGATGCCCTCAGCTAAGAAGGATTGATGAGTCCATCGGCAATCTACAGCATCTTGATTACCTGGAAATAGAGTGTGAAGCTATGAAGTCAATACCAGAGTCCATCGGTGGTCTAAAATCTTTGACGGAGCTAAGAATCGATTCTCAGAGACTCTCGGTGTTGCCCTACTCGATTGGTAATTTGGTGAAGCTGAAGCATCTAATCTTGAAATGCCTAGAACTTCGAGAGCTTCCTGACTCCATTGGACAATTAGAGTCACTACTTAAGCTGGATGTCAATGATACGAGAATTAGAGAATTACCCAATTCCATCGGAAACCTAGAAAGGTTGAGAATTTTTAAGCTCCCACGTCGCAGTTTAGCAAAGCTACCAGACTCGATTGGGGGGCTCCGATCATTGGTCGAGTTGGATATGGCGAATTCAAAAATCAGCATATTACCTGATTGTATTGGAAATCTGAAAAAGTTGAAGTTACTAGATCTGAGCGAGAGCTGCATAAGTGAACTTCCGAAAACCATAGGAATGTTGGAAAATCTGGTAGAGTTGTCGGCCTCGTTTGCTCTGGAGAGGGAAATTCCAAGTGAGATTGGGGCACTATCCTCGTTGAAAATTCTAGACGTACGGGGTAGCAGATTTAGTGGATTGCCGGCAACCATCAATCAACTTACAAATCTCCAGAGACTTGTTTTATATAACTGTCGTTCAATTCAACAGCTGCCGGAACTTCCTCAGAGTCTAACGGAGTTGTGCATTTCATCAAACTCGCTGACCACATTCCCCGACTTCTCAAACCTAACCAATTTGGTTGATCTCTCTATAGAGGGAACACCAGTTCAAGAACCCAACAACGTAGACTGGCTTGTGAGACTACACGCTCTGAGGCAGTTGACCCTGAACGTTGGAAATATCACCTTCCCTCCAACCGATTTCAGTTCCCTCTCTCAGCTACAAGAACTCAAAATAAGTCATGCTTGCTTTCGACCTGCTACCAGGCTTCCATCCAGCCTTCGATCTTTGGTTTTAGAGGATGTCCAGTCAGCGATAGATTGGTCACCCTTTTCCAACTTGGAGAATTTGTCATCGCTGTATATTAAGGGATATTCACTCACAGAGGTGTCGCTTGGAAAGGAACGGAAATTCAATGAATCGAGGATGCTCGATCGTCCATTGCTCACGACGCTGACCGTTCCGCCTTGTCTGAAGGAGATCCAGCATTTGAGCCTGTGGGAATTGCCTCACCTTGCTGAGATTCAGGATTTGGGAGAATTGAAATCATTGCAGACATTGTGGATTGGGAACTGCAATTCCATCAAAAGCTTAGATCTGTCTAATTTACGAAATCTGAAACGATTGGAACTCAAGAGTTGTGAATCACTGAAGCGCGTGTTGGGTGTGCCAGAATCTTGTAAACTCGAAGTAGAGAACTGCCCGAGGTTCAAGTGAGATGGATAAGGTATGTATCATCTAATTGGCAAGGGTAGTCGATTGATGATATGAGTTTGCCAATACCTTCCTTAATTAGGAGATTTAGGTGAGTCACTGACATGTGTCTTGTTCAGTTCCTGCAATTGTCAATAGGAAACTTCTTAATTAGgagagaaaaaggaatgaaTTCCCTTTGATCCGTAAAGAAATTTTAAGTAACGTCGGGTACGGTATACAAAATAACTCAATTTTCCTCTGCATCATTTCTCTTTAATGTTCATCTCCAAAGGAGAGTCAAATTAaacttttcttctctgtttGTTTGCTATTCATTCGTTTCTGGCCCATCTTAAATTACCAAACACAGTTACGGTAGATGTTGCAATTTTCCCGATGATAGGCATTTACATTCTTGTTATTCTTATTTGGTCTGCTGTTGacatatcttttcctttttgctttgctGTTTTGATACAGGTCTGGGAATTTGATGACTCTTGAGTCTTGACTCATCGGTGAATTATTGTAGGGCAAATGCAACGACCTGTGTTGCTCCCTTTTGTATCATATTTGTTTCCTGCAGCTCCAGAGAAGCCATACCTCACAAACAAGCGAAGAATATTCCATGTCATTGATTCCCGTCTCAAGGGTCAGTACTCCATGGATCAAGCCCAAAAGGCGGCGTTCCTCATGTTTCAGTGCATAGCCATAGAAGCCTGGGCAAGGCCCACCATGGACGAAATGGTGACGTTCCTTGAGCAGCTTCAGGAATCGAAGGGCACTAGGTGTACTCACAAGGACCGGCGATCAGTCGGTCGCAGTTCAAATGCTGCCCCAAGAGCCTGTAGAAGCAGCTCTGAGGAAGTGTCTGCCGCTGCATACCCGCGGCCTTCTGCTTCCCCCCTTTATGCGATGTGGAAGAGATACTGAAAGAGTTTTCTTGgtggattttttttgtctctgaGTTCGGGGCATGTAGTTTGTGTGTGCCTTATTATGTTCGAGCATTGTACAGTTGTTGTCTTCTAGGCTTAATGTACTAGGTGCTGCCTTTTCATTTGTTGATGTGACCAAGAGTTTCTGAATGCCCGGTGAAGAAACCCTGTTGTAGTTTTGCCAGTGTTCGGGGAATGTAGTTCGTCAGCTTTACTCCACCATTAGATGCTAACGGTTATAGTTGCAGTTTTCAACTATTCCCATTCTTGAAGTTATGTTTCTCCAGCAATAATTATTAGCTTTCTTCATCTATTTATGCAGAGTCCTGGAATGCTATCAACTATTCATGCTGAAATGTCTTCAGGTGTAATAGTTTCTACCATTGTTTCCCTGATGCATTCTTGTGAGTGACCGAGATTATGCCTGGATTTTGTTCAAGAGAGCTTATTTTATTGCATTGGTTGTATCTGAGCTGTagcttttatttattctttctgGTGACTCGTTACACCTTtcctcacctctctctctctctctctctctctgtgctaaATATGTGGTTAATGTTAACTTGTTAAATAAACCTAATTGATCTGCGTGTCTATCATTCTTACCTTTGCTGATGAAATGTTTTTGCGCAAGCTCGTCTAAGGCCATGGTCAAATGTTCCTTTTACATGGAAGTCCGGGCTTTGGCAAGATGCACATTGTTGGTGCTGCAGCAGCAGATTGTTCTCTTCAATCCATATCAGTGAAAGGGCTGAGCTGTTGAATAAGTACATTGGAACTTCTAAGCAAGCTGTAAGAGTCTTCTTTTCAACCACACTGATGTTGATTGAATCACATTATGCAATCTTGTATTAATCTTTGTTATGTCTAGACATTTCACaattttgtgctttcttttgttgcttcGGTATGCATTTAATAGAGCTCCCAACTGCAGCCAAGGTGTTCTAAATATATTACTTTCAACAACAGCAACCGGGATCCTCCCATAACCACTGAAGTGGCCGAGTTAAAACCGTTGATGAGTTTGAGAGTAACGACAATTAGAAAATTACAGATTTCGGATATGTTCTCAAAGGCAGCAGCTGCAGCACCTTGCCTTCACTTTTTCGATGAATTTGCTTCCGTTACTCCAAAGAGGTGGCATGATAATGCAGGGGTTACCAACCGCGTCGTTAACCAAGTCTCGCATCCAATAACACTTATAAGGTGGTCATGTGAAAAACATTTAATTGTATGACTCACTAGTGTTATGCTATTCATTGGTGCAGTTTTTTACTGAATCAGATGGTGTTGAAGTTTTTACTGGTATGTTTGCGTTTGTGGAAACTAGGTAATTATTTCTTATTGCATGGTAACAAAAATTACTCTCTTCCAATATCACACTACCTGTGAActgcaattgaaaattgcatggTCATTATGAGTGCTTCGACAAACATTGGAGACTATGTATTACCCTTCAAGGCAGACTACAAAATGCTAGACAGGACTTTTCCTTGATTTGGAACTGTTTAACTTTGGATACCCAGTATTATTTCTTATTGCATGGTAACAAAAATTACTCTCTTCCAATATCACACTACCTGTGAActgcaattgaaaattgcatggCCATTATGAGTGCTTCGACAAACATTGGAGACTATGTACTAACCTTCAAGGCAGACTATAAAATGCTAGACAGGACTTTTCCTTGATTTGGTACTGTTTAACGTTGGATACCCAGTATTGGATCAACTACATATGCATCAAAGACGTTGCAATTTCATGAATTACTTTCGAGTTGCTGAAGCAGCTTACAATAAGTGTATTAAGCTGGTCTTGAGCCTCTACAACAGCATCACCGAATCCTGATTGTTTCAGTCCTGTGACATAAAGCATGCGATTTCTCATTTATATCAGGACTTTTTTTGCTGCACTTCTGAGACTTGGTAGGTGTAAAGACTTCCATCCATTTGCCAGTGCTTGCCTTTAGCATTTCATCTCTGACAAAATCCGAAACAGGTGTACAGATCGAAAGATGCATCAGAAAGATTTCATATGGGCAGACAAttgttaaataaaaagaaaaggatagttAGAAACAGAGTCAATCGAAGCTTTGCTAAGTGCCTGTTTCAATGCCCTTATGCAGCTTGCTTTGGTCAGTGATGTGGACTTGGACGCTATAGCTCCAAATCTAATCATAATCCACGGTTCTTCAGGATATGCTTTCCGATGCACAGCTGCGAGCAGAGAGAGTAATAAGCTTGGGAAAAAGCCAGTTATAACAGACTCTCTTCTGAAGTTGGTCGCTTCAAAAGCGAGCCTATTTTGGATAGAGTCCGTCCCTGTCTCTTGTTTACCAGCTATCTAGTTtaagagaagtaaaaatttggcAATCTCATTCTCTTCTGGTTACCAGTCTCTGCAAAAGTGGTGAATTCTACCGATATTTCTGCCATAGACAAATTTTCCTTCTCATGTGCTGTAATATCCATATCTCTGCTGGAGACAAGAATCTGTGAGATTTATTCAGCGCTGTGCTGCCTCCATCTTTCTTTGCACTAGAGTTTTCTTCATCAAAGAGGCTACAACCTTTAACCCTCTGAAGGTATATAAACAAAGGTGTGATATCTCTCTCAATACGAATTGGTGCACCTCGGTGTGACAGTTACTTCGCCATTTTATTCGACCACAACAATATCCACTTGTTCATTCTTTAGCTTATTTGATACTTAACTAGCAGCCTGAATAATCACTGAAGCAAACTGGCTGATTTGCTATAGCAAAGTGACCTGTGTTTAAGTATGCCATTATGTGCTTGCACAATGAGCACGCGTTTCTCTTACAGTAAGATTGAACCATGGCCTCAGAACTGcaatttatgattgaaattcAACCTGAACGCTTTTCGGTGCATGTATTTTAACTAAGGATACCTAATGTTTGTCTGTCAGAATCATGCTGTTGATTGTTGAGGGATCACGTAACCAAATCATATGTTTCCAACCAGTTCTTTCTCATTATATCCCCTGGAGTTCTTTGCATTGTCGTAGAATCCACCAATATTTTCCCTTCGCAGTTTCTGCTTTTCATCTGGAACCCTCGACAGTCTATCAGTCATCTTTCATGTGTGAGGTTAACAAAAACATTTCTGTAATCTTATTATCTTAGAAAATTCTTCTCGCTTCTCGATGCTCTCTTAGCTAATCATATCCCTTCTCTTTATCTTTACAATGCAAGTGGAGGATACACTAATTTAATTCTTGCCATACTAGGAACTGCTTTTGGTGCGGTTGACATGATGTGAAATATCCGATcgtcttttctccttttctcctaTTAGAAACCGACATGGGGCGAGATTAAGCAATTTTCTCGTTGGAGTATTCATGTGACGCGGTCGTACTCGAGTCTGAGCAATGTCCATTTGTCTCCAATAATGATGTCAAGTATCTTATTTATTGCGTGAATTTATGTTGCAGGCCACAACTCTTCTACAAAAGAACTCAGAAAATGCTAGAGCAAGTTCAGAAGTTCTTGAAGTTCGCATCGAAATTATCGCACTCTTGTGAACTTGTTGTAGGGCCATACTCTTTAGTTAATATCATGGCAATTATGTTGGTGGCCccaggaaattttctttttttgggttgcgggggaagagaagaaaacagCCCTCGAGAGGTGAATTATGTTTTGGCAGGCTACTCGCTTATGTGTATAATTGGGATGTTCATCAAAAGAGAATCCGTCAAGCTGGTGCTCCTGCCAAAGACTCTTAAAATGTCTTTTCAACTCAAATCATGGTAGCAAAATGCCTGCTCCTGGATGGAAGTACGTCGGTGATCTCCCCATTTTTCAGCTAGGTGAATGGATTATGTTTTGCTCTATCGCCGCAATGATTGGACTCTAACGACAGAGTGATTTTGGAAGAAAATCAGGCTATTCTAATTCAGTATAATCAGACTGTTCAAATGGCAACCACTGGGAATTGTTGGCGCTTTGCTGAGTGTCTGCTTCAATGCCCTTATGCAGCTTCCTTTGGCCAGTGATGAGGACTTGGACGCTATAGCTCACGATCTAATCTATCTAATCACAATCACAGGTTTTTCAAGCTCTGCTTTCAGAAGTACGGCTGCAAGCGGAGAGAGTGTTCAGCATGGGAAAGAGCCAGTTATAACACTCTCTTCTCAAGTTCATCGCTTCAAAGGCGAGCACGTCAATCTCAGATGCCGAGAAAATTCAACTGGGGATTCTGATAGCTGTTTACTAAATGTTATGCATCTTTGTACATCAGTAGATCATTGATTAGCATACCTCCTCTAAATAGTCTACCTGGCCTCACAGTTTATATGACGTGTATAGGATGTTCATCTCGGCGAGCAAATCAACAAGATGGCATGCTCAGTTTGGTCTTTCAATTTCCAGTCACCAAATGTACATGGAAAATTATGAGCCTGAGTAATGCTAGCCTAGTAGAACAATCTCTCCGGCAAGTCAACAGTATGATTCACCATCTATTGTCCAGAAATTCCATATTAATGAAATTCTCACGAAATCGTTCACATTATTTGTTATCATTGATGAAATCGTTCAATGAACTGTCCTCAAAAGCGCAACTCATCAGTTATTGTGATAGTGAGTCTTTCtcgagtcctttttttttcctctttatgtTCTTATCCTGCGAGAGTCTTTCTATAAGGCTTGTCTGATCGGAGTAACTCAAATAATCATGAGTATGTTGAGGCACAAGAATACAGTTTATAAATTACATAAAAACATGCACATGCTTGTCTAATCGGAGTAATATTGGATTCCAAACTTGGTGTCCACCTTGAAAATTACTTAATAACAAATTCAGGACATAATAACCATGAATTTCTGCATGCGCACACGCGAACTATTTGGGCAAATGTATAAGACATTTAGACCCGACCCAATGGAGCTAGGAATGTGTCAACTTCTAGAGGCAGAAAATTTAAGATGTATATTTACCTCCCTAAATGTGGTGAATCTCAATTCCTTATCATTTTTCATTATAgtctatcttattttatttggtCGAATATTTTGGACAACCAACCACAGTTATATTATAATGGTATCAAAGGCTCAAACCCATTGATCCATTAGAGCCATTATCGCTAGGATTAAATTCCTTATATTGGCGAAAAATAGTTGATTTAACCATAATTAAGTCAAGGATTGGGCTTGGCattaataagaaagaaaattatgcTAACGAAAATTAGCAAATATACTaaggaagaaattgagaacTCTTTGTTCCTTACACGGATGCTTCTACCATCTCACCAAAAGGCATTCTAGTAAGGGGCCGGTAACCATCGAATCACTAAATAATGGGCATCAACCGCAACTTCAAAACTTTTCGACTTTTGGATTTAACTGCAATGGCGTTATAAAACATGATAACTTGGGCATACTTGTCAGCTGCTATGACAAAGATTGACCTATTGAGGAATCATAGATGGGAAATAGCTGCATGGATCATGGTCTACGGACTATGCAAtcatatttattgatttttatgaGATCTACGTGAAATATACATGATTAAAGGTTTTGATAGACATAAATTATGTGTCTGGAATTAATTAATCCACCCATAATGAGCTAATAACCGCATGGCGGTTTCCTTCGGCGGTTACCATTTTTgaataaaagagaagaagaactTACGTTGTTTATACTTCTCTTCCAAGCACTCTCCAAATAGAAAACTCTCTCGAAACTCTCTCGCACTCGAATCGAAGACGATTTCTCGCAAGGCCGCATTTCGGAGATATTTAATCAGTCAATGGTGGGTACATTCCATTGCGTGATAGTATCCCGATCAGTGATTCAAATTTGTAATTCGTTGGGCATGTTTTGTATGCTTTTCTGCACGTATCCGTCAATGTGGACCCGGTTATTGGCAAGTCTAATCCAGACCACCCCGTTTGAGTTTGGAGAGAGAATGAACTTCTTTGAGAAACGAAGATGGGATTGCCTTAGTCTCTTATATTATTATATTATACACAAGTCCATCCTCCAAGTCCTTGTCTGACCCTTTTGTGAAGGCAAAAGAGAAAGCAGGGAACCATGTTTTGTCTAGTCCATTCGTGTCTTCACACACACAACGTGTTTTGAAATTTCGGCTCCTGGAAACTCAGGTTGAtattatcaaaagaatcatAAAATTCCCACCTTCGAGAACAAAACGTTTGAAAAGTCTCAACTTTGTTGGAATCGCAGTTTCCATATTAAGTAATGGCATGCTATCTTTAAGAACTTGAATTAGTGTTGTCGACATCATAACATAGTGCCTGTTCCTCTATGCATGACTGGTCTGGTCTGCTCGGTGAACAACCCCTTTTACTTTCCATTTGCTATTGAAGGTAATGGGCAGCATGCATTTTCCTTTAAAGAGCTCGTGGAGATTTGATGGACAAAGCTGGATTAAGTTAAAAGTCTGATGTTCTAAGGTAGTTAATGTGGCGTTGCGGAGCTCGATTTGCATTATGTCATTTGGCTTTTTCAACGGTAGCTCATTGCATAGCAAGAGCAACAAAGGCAAGAATCAATTGATCAAACCGATTAGCCCGAATATAGAATGGAAACAAATGTTCGTAATCAAGAAAAAGCAGGCAATTACAATCaataacactacaaaaaaaaaaaaaaaaacaagattttaGCAACGGCATTTGCCACGAAAACTTCcacaaaattcgttgctaaatcaAGTTGCAAtgaaaaatttttcttttaaggcAGACCATAAATTTTCTAATAGCACACTAACTTTAAACTGCTGTTGAAAAGTGCATAGCCATTATTAATGCTTCgacaaaaattttctaccaaGCATTTAGTATGGAGGATAACCTTTAAGGCAGACCATAAATTGCTACACATGACATTTCCTTGATTTAGAACTTCGGATGCACAGTATTGGAGAAACTACGTATAGATTAAAGAACGTAACAAAGCTTGGGATTACATGAATTACTTTTTAGTTGCTGAAGTAGCTTAGAAGAAGTGTACTAAGCTGGTCTTTGGCTTCTACAACCGCGTCAATTGTAACGCCCTAGGATTTATGAGCTCAAGACAAGGAATTTATGGATTGGACCCCACATCAtcatcctctcttttccttggTCACAGATGGCAGccccttcctctctttctctctctccttccaccGCCATTCTTTCCCCCCTTATTTCTAccgcttctctcttcttttttcttcttccttttctttcgtttctttgGCAAAGCAACACTACCagaacaccaccaccaccgtagACCACCTCCAGCCACAACCGTACGCTATTGATGCCGCAAGCAAGCGCGAACTGCAGCCCTGAAGCTGACTCTGCTTCCTCCCCTGTTCTGCATCTTTCGCTGCTGCCCTGCCTAGGTTTCTGCTGCTGCAACGGCTTCCAACCACCAGCACCGCTTCAACCACCACCACACCTCTCCTATGACCTCCTCCGACGCTGATCCTCCTCTTGCAGCTGCCGCAAAACCGCCGAAGAACCCTGAACAGCCGGTAAACCCCAAACCGCCCTATTTCCCCTATTTTGATGCCGGTTCTGTTTTGCAGTGGAGCAGCGCCTTCCGCCATCTCCCTCCACTACCAGCGGCCACCACATGCTCCCCCACACCCCCACAGACCTCCTCTATCAGTCCCACGAAGCTGCATCACTGCTGGAGCCCCAGAACAGCCCCGATCAGCTTGCCCTGCACTAAGTCCCCTGTTTTGGCCTGCTGCAACTTCTGTTCACTGCTGCCCGAGCTCCCTCCGGCCACCACGAACCACCTCCGACCATCCTCAGACTTTCCTTGATGTTATCTAGCGACCACCAAGTCAAGCCGCAGCCATAGCACACCGGAACAGCCACCAATAGCCTTGCACAGTCCCGATTCCCCTGTTCTGC
This sequence is a window from Rhodamnia argentea isolate NSW1041297 chromosome 3, ASM2092103v1, whole genome shotgun sequence. Protein-coding genes within it:
- the LOC115728741 gene encoding uncharacterized protein LOC115728741, with translation MLTSPGMLSTIHAEMSSGVIVSTIVSLMHSSRLRPWSNVPFTWKSGLWQDAHCWCCSSRLFSSIHISERAELLNKYIGTSKQALALVSDVDLDAIAPNLIIIHGSSGYAFRCTAASRESNKLGKKPVITDSLLKLVASKASLSISDAEKIQLGILIAVY
- the LOC115728742 gene encoding disease resistance protein RPV1-like → MKRKREGREAETAASTSSSHDDGSGRGYEVFLSFRGPDTRLTIADCLYNDMIRAGIRVFKDNEELRFGEEIGGGLLQAINESRIYIPIFSKDYASSKWCLRELAHIVELSRDNDQKVILPIFYDVDADDVKLKTDLYQEALQNHKSDSGEDLVKQWEEALREVARIRGRNLKDHGLHKLTKLMVEEVSSLLWTRPSDVPDHLVGIEDQRDDIMKLLDLGAVDVRYIVIHGMGGIGKTTLADVIFRQISPEFQDGCCFLKDVRTHDILDLRKKLSSDILHHRCTDLSDATVNDMIKTRFRGKKVLIVLDDIDNRDQIKKLAGKPNWFGGGSRIIVTMRNIEFLVKKGENDNDPASYGEHFLFYPMPEMNWADALQLFCERALGCAKPPPDYLDITYKLIDALGGLPLALDVVGSTLRGENPSTWEEVLHKLKKVMNPEVKNKLMISYEALEFNQQQIYLDIACLFINQEKTTAIKYWDAHFGYPTEIEVKTLMRMSLIKIINDDTLWMHDELRDLGRDIVHLESCNIHLRGSRLWSPRDACNVVRTKKGTKNIIALNLGGQPDATCKFKCKEFARMVNLRFLQLDGRNFEGDFKNIFSELRWLSWSNCPFEFQATSFGLENLAVLKLSGSNITEDWGGWRQIMASKQLKVLELHDCPSLRKMPEFSAISRLERLILGCPQLRRIDESIGNLQHLDYLEIECEAMKSIPESIGGLKSLTELRIDSQRLSVLPYSIGNLVKLKHLILKCLELRELPDSIGQLESLLKLDVNDTRIRELPNSIGNLERLRIFKLPRRSLAKLPDSIGGLRSLVELDMANSKISILPDCIGNLKKLKLLDLSESCISELPKTIGMLENLVELSASFALEREIPSEIGALSSLKILDVRGSRFSGLPATINQLTNLQRLVLYNCRSIQQLPELPQSLTELCISSNSLTTFPDFSNLTNLVDLSIEGTPVQEPNNVDWLVRLHALRQLTLNVGNITFPPTDFSSLSQLQELKISHACFRPATRLPSSLRSLVLEDVQSAIDWSPFSNLENLSSLYIKGYSLTEVSLGKERKFNESRMLDRPLLTTLTVPPCLKEIQHLSLWELPHLAEIQDLGELKSLQTLWIGNCNSIKSLDLSNLRNLKRLELKSCESLKRVLGVPESCKLEVENCPRFK